A single Brevundimonas sp. M20 DNA region contains:
- the arsC gene encoding arsenate reductase (glutaredoxin) (This arsenate reductase requires both glutathione and glutaredoxin to convert arsenate to arsenite, after which the efflux transporter formed by ArsA and ArsB can extrude the arsenite from the cell, providing resistance.), with product MTITIFHNPNCGTSRNVLQMIRETGVEPEVVQYLKTGWTAKALKALFAEAGLTPREAMRTRGELAEGLGLLNAGTSDATILAAMVEHPVLVERPFVRTPKGTVLARPREKVLDVL from the coding sequence ATGACCATCACGATCTTCCACAATCCCAACTGCGGCACGTCCCGCAATGTGCTGCAGATGATCCGCGAAACGGGCGTCGAGCCCGAGGTGGTTCAGTATCTGAAGACCGGCTGGACGGCGAAGGCACTGAAGGCCCTGTTCGCTGAAGCGGGCCTCACGCCGCGCGAGGCGATGCGAACCAGGGGCGAGCTGGCCGAAGGGCTGGGGCTCCTGAACGCGGGCACGTCGGATGCGACGATCCTGGCGGCGATGGTCGAGCATCCGGTGCTGGTTGAACGTCCCTTCGTGCGCACGCCGAAGGGGACGGTGCTGGCGAGGCCCAGGGAAAAGGTGCTGGACGTTCTCTAA
- a CDS encoding multidrug effflux MFS transporter, translated as MTSPQSEAAPPIVKGPGFPEFVCLIACLMALNALAIDSMLPALPDIGNALGVARENDRQWIITAYLLGFGVAQIFYGPLADRYGRKPVLMIGVGLYALFGLLAALAPTFELLILARVGSGIGAAGLRVLAVSIVRDRYEGRTMARVMSLSFLVFLGVPIIAPSLGAAILHVAPWHWIFGVLATAGVLVMAWAAIRLPETLHVENRLPIQPARIGAAFREALTERQSLGYTLAMTAITGALFGFLNSSQSIFEHVFHAADLFPLIFAAVAGGIAAASLLNATFVERFGSRLISHAALLGFIAMAAIHATVSATGHETLWTFAVLQALTMFCFGFIAGNFGAMAMEKMGHIAGTASSAQGFLSTTLGSIAGFLIGQQFAGTATPMLIGFTVMGLLALVAVLFAERGKLFRSHHVAPTTQAP; from the coding sequence ATGACCTCCCCCCAGTCAGAAGCCGCCCCGCCTATCGTCAAGGGACCGGGTTTTCCAGAGTTCGTGTGCCTGATCGCCTGCCTGATGGCCCTGAACGCCCTGGCCATCGATTCCATGCTGCCCGCCCTGCCCGACATCGGAAATGCTCTCGGCGTGGCGCGCGAGAACGACCGGCAATGGATCATCACCGCCTATCTGCTGGGCTTCGGCGTGGCCCAGATCTTCTATGGGCCGCTGGCGGACCGATACGGACGCAAGCCGGTCCTGATGATCGGTGTGGGCCTCTATGCCCTGTTCGGCCTGCTGGCCGCTTTGGCGCCGACCTTCGAACTGCTGATCCTCGCCCGCGTCGGATCAGGGATCGGCGCCGCCGGCCTGCGGGTGCTGGCGGTCTCCATCGTGCGCGACCGCTACGAGGGCCGCACCATGGCGCGCGTCATGTCACTCAGCTTCCTCGTCTTCCTCGGCGTGCCGATCATCGCCCCCAGTCTGGGCGCGGCGATCCTGCATGTCGCGCCGTGGCACTGGATTTTCGGCGTTCTGGCGACGGCGGGCGTGCTGGTCATGGCGTGGGCCGCCATCCGCCTGCCTGAAACCCTGCATGTCGAGAACCGTCTGCCCATCCAGCCTGCCCGCATCGGCGCCGCCTTCAGGGAAGCGCTGACCGAGCGTCAGTCGCTGGGCTATACCCTGGCCATGACGGCGATCACCGGGGCCCTTTTCGGCTTCCTGAACTCGTCGCAGTCGATCTTCGAGCATGTTTTCCATGCCGCCGATCTGTTCCCGTTGATCTTCGCAGCCGTAGCGGGCGGCATCGCGGCCGCCAGCCTGCTGAACGCCACTTTTGTCGAGCGCTTCGGCAGCCGGCTGATCTCGCACGCCGCCCTGCTGGGTTTCATCGCCATGGCCGCGATACACGCGACGGTCTCCGCAACCGGTCACGAGACCCTGTGGACCTTCGCCGTGCTTCAGGCCCTGACAATGTTCTGCTTCGGCTTCATCGCCGGAAATTTCGGGGCCATGGCCATGGAGAAGATGGGCCATATCGCCGGCACGGCCAGCTCGGCCCAGGGCTTCCTGTCCACCACTCTCGGCTCCATCGCCGGCTTCCTTATCGGGCAACAGTTCGCGGGGACCGCCACCCCCATGCTGATCGGCTTCACGGTCATGGGCCTGCTGGCCCTCGTCGCCGTCCTGTTCGCTGAGCGCGGCAAGCTGTTCCGGTCGCATCATGTAGCCCCGACGACGCAGGCCCCTTGA
- a CDS encoding M1 family metallopeptidase: MIRTAGLVSALALMLATGGCATMTASGSDMPPLPASATAPVQYVRDIHSYARPEIAHVRHVSLDLKTDFAAKTLSGTATLDVQGVPGATEIILDARNLDIRGIADASGAPLQFTLGASDPILGQPLTVRFPALADGATQKLVITYATRPDAAALQWLTPAQTAGGRQPYLFSQGQAILTRTWVPTQDSPGIRQTWDARIVAPSDLKVVMSAETLTTSGEAVDGGKAWRFRMTNPVPPYLIAIGVGDVDFAAIDHRTGVWTEPSRLHAAHDELVPTARMVDVAEELYGPYRWGRYDILVLPPSFPFGGMENPRLTFATPTIIAGDQSLVSLVAHELAHSWSGNLVTNATWADFWLNEGFTVYFENRIMEALYGEERALMLQSLGWGDLQSTLADLPPADTRLKIDLAGRDPDDGLTDIAYEKGAAFLRTIERIVGRERFDAWLKGYFERNAFRPMTTELFLEDIRANLVKGDQALERQLMMDAWIYQPGMPSNWVPPVSNAFVPVDAAARAFAAGGPASAIPWAGWSTQERQRFLAWRQPVATSDGRWLTNAQLADLESTLNLKAEGNAEVVFAWLQIAVKHRYQPAVPTLEHFLTTQGRRKFVLPLFTSLWAEGDWGRPIATRVYAQARPGYHPVTTGSVDEVVGRPN; encoded by the coding sequence ATGATCCGCACGGCCGGCCTGGTCTCCGCCCTCGCCCTGATGCTCGCCACGGGAGGGTGCGCCACGATGACCGCCTCCGGTTCCGACATGCCGCCCTTGCCCGCCTCGGCCACCGCCCCGGTGCAGTATGTGCGCGACATCCACTCCTATGCCCGGCCCGAGATCGCCCACGTTCGTCACGTCTCGCTGGACCTGAAGACGGACTTCGCGGCCAAGACCCTGTCCGGCACGGCGACGCTCGACGTTCAGGGCGTCCCCGGCGCGACCGAAATCATCCTCGACGCCCGCAACCTCGACATTCGCGGCATCGCCGACGCCTCGGGCGCCCCGCTGCAGTTCACCCTCGGCGCCTCCGACCCGATCCTCGGCCAGCCACTGACGGTCCGCTTCCCGGCCCTCGCGGACGGCGCAACGCAGAAGCTGGTCATCACCTACGCCACCCGTCCGGACGCCGCCGCCCTGCAATGGCTGACCCCGGCCCAGACCGCCGGCGGCCGCCAACCCTATCTGTTCAGCCAGGGTCAGGCGATCCTGACCCGTACCTGGGTGCCGACGCAGGACAGCCCCGGCATCCGCCAGACCTGGGACGCCCGCATCGTCGCGCCGTCCGACCTCAAGGTCGTCATGAGCGCCGAGACCCTGACCACCTCGGGCGAGGCCGTCGACGGCGGTAAGGCCTGGCGTTTCCGGATGACCAACCCGGTCCCGCCCTATCTGATCGCCATCGGCGTCGGTGACGTGGACTTCGCCGCCATCGACCACCGCACCGGCGTCTGGACCGAGCCCTCGCGCCTGCACGCCGCCCATGACGAGCTGGTTCCGACCGCCCGCATGGTCGACGTGGCCGAGGAGCTGTATGGCCCCTATCGCTGGGGCCGGTATGACATTCTGGTCCTGCCGCCCTCCTTCCCGTTCGGCGGGATGGAGAACCCGCGCCTGACCTTCGCCACCCCGACGATCATCGCGGGCGATCAGTCGTTGGTCTCGCTGGTCGCGCACGAGCTGGCGCACAGCTGGTCAGGCAATCTGGTGACCAACGCCACCTGGGCCGACTTCTGGCTCAACGAGGGCTTCACTGTCTATTTCGAGAACCGGATCATGGAGGCCCTCTACGGCGAGGAGCGCGCCCTGATGCTGCAATCGCTGGGCTGGGGCGACCTGCAGTCGACGCTGGCCGACCTGCCGCCCGCCGACACGCGCCTGAAGATTGATCTGGCCGGTCGCGACCCGGACGACGGCCTGACCGACATCGCCTATGAGAAGGGCGCCGCCTTCCTGCGCACCATCGAACGCATCGTCGGGCGCGAGCGCTTCGATGCCTGGCTGAAGGGCTATTTCGAGCGCAACGCCTTCCGCCCGATGACCACCGAGCTGTTCCTTGAGGACATTCGCGCGAATCTGGTGAAGGGCGATCAGGCGCTTGAACGTCAGCTGATGATGGACGCCTGGATCTACCAGCCGGGCATGCCGTCGAACTGGGTCCCGCCCGTGTCCAACGCCTTCGTTCCGGTCGATGCGGCGGCGCGCGCCTTCGCCGCCGGCGGCCCGGCCTCGGCCATTCCATGGGCTGGCTGGTCCACGCAGGAGCGCCAGCGCTTCCTCGCCTGGCGTCAGCCCGTGGCGACCAGCGACGGCCGCTGGCTGACCAACGCCCAGCTGGCTGATCTGGAATCGACCCTGAATCTGAAAGCCGAAGGCAATGCCGAGGTCGTCTTCGCTTGGTTGCAGATCGCGGTGAAGCACCGCTATCAGCCCGCCGTGCCGACGCTGGAGCATTTCCTGACGACGCAGGGCCGCCGCAAGTTCGTCCTGCCGCTGTTCACCAGCCTGTGGGCCGAAGGTGACTGGGGCCGTCCGATCGCGACCCGCGTCTATGCGCAGGCCCGCCCGGGCTACCACCCGGTGACCACCGGCTCGGTGGATGAGGTGGTGGGTCGACCGAACTGA
- the hppD gene encoding 4-hydroxyphenylpyruvate dioxygenase translates to MTDAARIDQENPLGVDGFEFVEFTGPEPEAMVARLELMGFTRTHVNPATGAVRLKQGDITMLVNLSPKGQAADFARDHGPSANGMAFRVANAKDAYDGALARGAVAATEAAGGALGNDYPYILQGIGGSLLYVIDQYGAQGSLYDGWTEIEGWQDAEAKNSMGLEVLDHLTHNVRRGQMRTWSGFYNSIFNFEEQKYFDIKGKATGLFSQAMIAPDRAIRIPLNESQDDNSQIEEFLRRYNGEGIQHIALTTENIFETVEAMKARGVAFQDTIETYFELIDKRLPNHGEDVERMRKNRILIDGSDEEGLLLQIFTQDTFGPIFFEIIQRKGNEGFGNGNFQALFDSIELDQIRRGVIKVDA, encoded by the coding sequence ATGACTGACGCTGCCCGCATCGATCAGGAAAACCCGCTTGGCGTCGACGGCTTCGAGTTCGTCGAGTTCACCGGCCCCGAGCCCGAGGCCATGGTCGCCCGTCTGGAGCTGATGGGCTTCACCCGCACCCATGTGAACCCGGCCACCGGCGCCGTCCGTCTGAAGCAGGGCGACATCACCATGCTGGTGAACCTGTCGCCCAAGGGGCAGGCCGCTGACTTCGCCAGGGACCACGGTCCGTCGGCCAACGGCATGGCCTTCCGCGTCGCCAACGCCAAGGACGCCTATGACGGCGCCTTGGCCCGCGGCGCCGTCGCCGCCACCGAAGCCGCCGGCGGCGCTCTGGGCAATGACTACCCCTACATCCTTCAGGGTATCGGCGGCTCGCTGCTCTACGTCATCGACCAGTATGGCGCGCAGGGCTCGCTCTACGACGGCTGGACCGAGATCGAGGGCTGGCAGGACGCCGAGGCGAAGAACTCGATGGGTCTCGAGGTCCTCGACCACCTGACCCATAACGTCCGTCGCGGCCAGATGCGGACCTGGTCCGGCTTCTACAACTCGATCTTCAACTTCGAAGAGCAGAAGTATTTCGACATCAAGGGCAAGGCGACCGGCCTGTTCTCACAGGCCATGATCGCGCCGGACCGCGCAATCCGTATCCCGCTGAACGAAAGCCAGGACGACAACTCGCAGATCGAGGAGTTCCTGCGTCGTTACAACGGTGAGGGCATCCAGCACATCGCCCTGACGACCGAAAACATCTTCGAGACCGTCGAGGCCATGAAGGCGCGCGGCGTGGCCTTCCAGGACACCATCGAGACCTATTTCGAGCTGATCGACAAACGCCTGCCGAACCATGGCGAGGACGTGGAGCGGATGCGCAAGAACCGCATCCTGATCGACGGTTCGGACGAGGAGGGCCTGCTGCTGCAGATCTTCACCCAGGACACCTTCGGCCCGATCTTCTTCGAGATCATCCAGCGCAAGGGCAACGAAGGCTTCGGTAACGGCAACTTCCAGGCCCTGTTCGACTCGATCGAGCTGGACCAGATTCGTCGCGGCGTCATCAAGGTCGACGCCTGA
- a CDS encoding error-prone DNA polymerase, whose product MSWDGRYAELGAITNFSFLEGASHPGEIMHQAKALGLAAVGVADRNTLAGMVRALMGAEEVDLPLIVGARLGFTDGTDLMVFPRDRPAYGRLCRLLTLGKSEAVPQPGAQAGCERIEKAETRLTFEQAVGLGEGMIALVPAPEAVDAAFEARLAMWRKAWPDELYLAAAPLWRGDDRRRLARLAAMAKRTGAPMIATNSVLYHHPDRRMLQDVLTCIREGTTIDKAGRRLQANGERFLKPPEQMARLFRGHEAALMRTMEVARACTFSLRELEYQYPDEPVPAGYSPQGWLARLTLKGARMRWPQGVPPHIRATILKELRLVQALGYASYFLTVHDVVAWARSRPDPILCQGRGSAANSVICFCLGITNVDPTKQDVLIERFISSERSEPPDIDVDFEHERREQVMQYVYERYGRDRAAIVATIIHYRPRSAIRDVGKALGLTEDVTARMADTVWGSWGDAVKDEHVDRTGLSRDDARMKLALELTAEIIKFPRHLSQHVGGFVLSRTPLIEIVPVGNAAMDDRTFIEWDKDDIDHLKLMKVDVLALGMLTAMKRAFRMIEDTYGRPLKDTAAVPSERRGVYRMLCKADSLGVFQVESRAQMSMLPRLRPREFYDLVVQVAIVRPGPIQGKMVHPYLQRRSDRRAAEARREPYVFQMPGSTADPQELTRVLQKTLGVPLFQEQAMKIAMVAAEFTGDEANGLRRAMATFRHNGTIGNYEELMVGRMVARGYDPEFAQNCFNQIKGFGEYGFPESHACSFAHLVYVSAWVKWLYPDVFAACLLNSQPMGFYAPAQIVRDAREHKVEVRHPDVNLSDWDATLEPRPRRRRRAMRLGLRAIDGFKKGWAEAIMAARAEGPFTDLDDLHLRARLTPAAMDRLAEADAYGSLKLSRRQGMWAARGAPPAASAPLFEAMGLREADGRPPEALPELAPSEEVVGDYQTIRLSLKGHPVRYLRDRLEAAGARTAEAYPAEANGRRVAVGGVVLVRQRPGTAKGVCFMTVEDETGVANLVLWPDVFERLRPVAMGARMVLARGKVQTAEGVTHLVVEELEDWTPMLGHLSPDAAPGSAHAPARGRHPRDVRVLPGSRDFH is encoded by the coding sequence ATGAGCTGGGATGGCCGATACGCTGAACTGGGCGCGATCACCAACTTCAGCTTTCTGGAGGGGGCGTCCCATCCGGGCGAGATCATGCATCAGGCCAAGGCGTTGGGGCTGGCCGCCGTGGGGGTGGCGGACCGCAATACGCTGGCCGGGATGGTGCGCGCCCTGATGGGGGCCGAAGAGGTGGACCTCCCCCTGATCGTCGGGGCTCGGCTGGGTTTCACCGATGGGACAGACCTCATGGTCTTTCCGCGTGACCGCCCCGCCTATGGGCGGCTGTGCCGCCTGCTGACGCTGGGCAAGAGCGAGGCTGTTCCGCAACCGGGGGCGCAGGCCGGCTGCGAACGGATCGAAAAGGCCGAGACGCGACTGACGTTCGAACAGGCGGTTGGGCTGGGCGAAGGGATGATCGCCCTTGTCCCCGCTCCCGAAGCTGTGGATGCGGCGTTCGAGGCGCGGCTGGCGATGTGGCGAAAGGCCTGGCCGGATGAGCTGTATCTGGCGGCGGCGCCCCTGTGGCGGGGCGATGATCGGCGCAGGCTGGCCCGGTTGGCGGCGATGGCGAAACGCACCGGCGCGCCGATGATCGCCACCAATTCCGTGCTGTATCACCACCCCGACCGGCGGATGCTGCAGGACGTGCTGACCTGCATCCGCGAGGGAACGACCATCGACAAGGCGGGACGGCGGCTGCAGGCCAACGGCGAGCGTTTCCTGAAGCCTCCCGAACAGATGGCGCGTCTGTTCCGGGGTCATGAGGCGGCTCTGATGCGGACGATGGAGGTGGCGCGGGCGTGTACGTTCTCGTTGCGGGAACTGGAATATCAGTACCCGGACGAACCAGTTCCGGCCGGGTATTCACCGCAGGGCTGGCTGGCTCGACTGACTCTGAAGGGGGCGAGGATGCGCTGGCCCCAAGGCGTGCCACCGCATATCCGTGCGACGATCCTCAAGGAACTGCGGCTGGTTCAGGCCCTCGGTTACGCCTCCTACTTCCTGACGGTGCACGATGTGGTCGCTTGGGCCCGATCAAGACCCGATCCGATCCTGTGTCAGGGCCGGGGCTCGGCGGCGAATTCGGTGATCTGCTTCTGCCTTGGCATCACCAATGTCGATCCGACAAAGCAGGATGTGCTGATCGAGCGCTTCATTTCGTCCGAGCGATCCGAGCCGCCGGACATCGACGTCGACTTCGAGCACGAACGGCGCGAGCAGGTGATGCAGTACGTCTATGAGCGCTACGGCCGCGACCGGGCGGCCATCGTGGCGACCATCATCCACTACCGTCCGCGGTCGGCCATTCGTGATGTGGGCAAGGCGCTGGGTCTGACCGAGGATGTGACGGCGCGCATGGCCGATACGGTCTGGGGTTCGTGGGGCGATGCGGTGAAGGACGAACACGTCGATCGCACGGGGCTGAGCCGCGACGACGCGCGAATGAAACTGGCGCTGGAGCTGACGGCCGAGATCATCAAATTCCCGCGCCACCTGAGCCAGCACGTGGGCGGCTTCGTGCTGAGCCGGACGCCGCTGATCGAGATCGTGCCGGTGGGCAATGCGGCGATGGACGACCGCACCTTCATCGAGTGGGACAAGGACGACATCGATCATCTGAAGCTGATGAAGGTCGATGTGCTGGCGCTGGGCATGCTGACGGCGATGAAGCGCGCCTTCCGCATGATCGAGGACACCTACGGGCGGCCGTTGAAGGATACGGCGGCGGTGCCGTCCGAGCGGCGGGGCGTCTACCGGATGCTGTGCAAGGCGGACTCGCTGGGGGTCTTCCAGGTCGAGAGCCGGGCCCAGATGTCGATGCTGCCCCGGCTTCGACCGCGCGAGTTCTATGATCTGGTGGTGCAGGTCGCCATCGTCCGGCCCGGTCCGATCCAGGGCAAGATGGTGCATCCCTATCTGCAGCGGCGGTCAGACCGGCGTGCCGCCGAGGCGCGGCGGGAGCCCTATGTCTTCCAGATGCCGGGATCGACGGCGGACCCGCAGGAGCTGACGCGGGTGCTGCAGAAGACGCTGGGCGTTCCCTTGTTTCAGGAGCAGGCGATGAAGATCGCCATGGTGGCCGCCGAGTTCACCGGCGATGAGGCCAATGGCCTGCGCCGGGCCATGGCGACGTTTCGCCACAACGGCACCATCGGCAACTATGAGGAACTGATGGTCGGGCGGATGGTCGCGCGCGGCTATGACCCCGAGTTCGCGCAGAACTGCTTCAACCAGATCAAGGGGTTCGGGGAGTATGGCTTCCCCGAGAGCCACGCCTGTTCCTTCGCCCACCTCGTCTATGTGTCGGCCTGGGTGAAGTGGCTGTACCCGGATGTATTCGCCGCCTGCCTGCTGAACAGCCAGCCGATGGGCTTCTACGCCCCGGCCCAGATCGTGCGGGATGCGCGGGAGCATAAGGTCGAGGTGCGGCACCCGGATGTGAACCTGAGCGACTGGGACGCGACGCTGGAGCCGCGCCCCCGGCGGCGGCGCAGGGCGATGCGTCTCGGCCTGCGGGCCATTGACGGGTTCAAGAAGGGGTGGGCCGAGGCCATCATGGCGGCGCGGGCGGAAGGGCCGTTCACCGATCTGGACGACCTTCACCTGCGGGCGCGGCTGACGCCCGCCGCCATGGATCGATTGGCCGAGGCGGACGCCTATGGATCGCTGAAACTGAGCCGGCGGCAGGGGATGTGGGCCGCGCGCGGGGCGCCGCCGGCGGCCTCTGCGCCCCTGTTCGAGGCGATGGGCCTGCGCGAGGCGGACGGTCGCCCGCCCGAGGCTCTGCCGGAACTGGCCCCGTCCGAGGAGGTGGTCGGGGACTATCAGACGATCCGCCTGTCCCTGAAGGGGCACCCGGTCCGCTATCTGCGCGATCGGCTGGAGGCGGCGGGGGCGCGGACAGCGGAGGCTTATCCGGCGGAGGCCAACGGCAGGCGGGTGGCGGTCGGGGGCGTGGTGCTGGTCCGCCAGCGGCCCGGCACGGCCAAGGGCGTCTGCTTCATGACCGTGGAGGACGAGACCGGCGTGGCCAATCTTGTGCTGTGGCCCGACGTGTTCGAACGGCTGCGCCCGGTGGCCATGGGCGCGCGGATGGTGCTGGCCCGGGGTAAGGTGCAGACCGCCGAGGGGGTGACCCATCTGGTGGTCGAGGAGCTGGAGGACTGGACGCCCATGCTGGGCCATTTGTCGCCGGATGCCGCGCCGGGCTCAGCCCATGCCCCGGCGCGGGGACGGCATCCGAGGGACGTGCGGGTGTTGCCGGGATCGCGGGATTTTCACTGA
- a CDS encoding DNA polymerase Y family protein produces MKRIVSVWLIDWPVSVRRRSLERARRPASPPDPVLDPQNPFALILKNRRGAAVIHALNPVARAAGLRRGQTQADALAMIPHLLCRPADVAADHRALEALAIWAERWSPSVSLDLSGDGLEGLFLDVTGATHLFGGEAALLALIRNRLAEAGATARVSMAPTPGAAWALARWGEERDPVATDETLSDLLADLPVEALRLDERTVSGARRLGLKTVGSLYAMPRAGLARRFRDGDVIGLVKRLDQARGHSGEALTPVRPPPRYRVWQAFAEPLGDVEGVEMRLPELADDLSRALEQDGQGAKALTLTGFRTDGETTCLSVRMGLPGRDGTIWMRLFREAGFGRLELGFGLDALMLSADLTEPMTARQDALESEAEARQAESLAALIDRLTARLGEDRVLTPEPVDSWIPERAERLVPMLGRTPTADGAEVGRRPILLLEPPEPLEDPVFDLPDGAPARFTWRRVSRRIVRAEGPERLSPEWWRPRPDGREMRTRDYYRVEDGEGGRYWLFREGRYGWDYTGAGDDRRAPSWWMHGVLA; encoded by the coding sequence ATGAAACGCATCGTCTCCGTCTGGCTGATCGACTGGCCGGTTTCCGTCCGCCGCCGATCGCTGGAACGGGCGCGGCGACCGGCCTCGCCGCCTGATCCCGTCCTTGATCCACAAAACCCGTTCGCCCTGATCCTGAAGAACCGGCGAGGCGCGGCCGTTATCCATGCCCTGAACCCGGTGGCCCGGGCGGCGGGACTGCGTCGGGGGCAGACCCAGGCGGACGCGCTGGCCATGATCCCGCATCTGCTTTGTCGGCCCGCCGACGTCGCCGCCGACCATCGGGCGCTTGAGGCGCTGGCGATCTGGGCCGAGCGCTGGTCGCCCTCGGTTAGTCTCGATTTGTCTGGTGACGGACTGGAAGGCCTGTTCCTCGATGTGACCGGGGCGACCCATCTGTTCGGCGGGGAGGCGGCCCTTCTGGCGCTGATCCGCAACCGGCTGGCCGAGGCGGGGGCGACCGCGCGCGTCTCCATGGCGCCGACACCGGGGGCGGCCTGGGCCCTGGCGCGTTGGGGCGAGGAGCGAGACCCTGTCGCCACCGACGAGACCCTGTCGGACCTGCTGGCCGACTTGCCGGTGGAGGCCCTCCGGCTGGACGAACGGACGGTGTCGGGCGCCCGGCGGCTGGGGCTGAAGACCGTGGGCAGCCTATACGCCATGCCGCGAGCCGGGTTGGCGCGACGGTTTCGGGACGGAGACGTCATCGGTCTGGTGAAGCGGCTGGATCAGGCGCGGGGGCACTCGGGCGAGGCGCTGACCCCGGTGCGGCCGCCCCCGCGCTATCGTGTCTGGCAGGCCTTCGCCGAGCCGCTGGGGGATGTGGAGGGCGTGGAGATGCGGCTGCCGGAACTGGCGGATGACCTGTCCCGGGCGCTGGAACAGGACGGGCAGGGGGCGAAGGCCCTGACCCTGACCGGCTTCCGCACGGACGGCGAAACGACCTGCCTGTCGGTGAGGATGGGCCTGCCCGGACGGGACGGAACGATCTGGATGCGGTTGTTTCGCGAGGCCGGTTTCGGGCGGCTGGAGTTAGGCTTCGGCCTGGACGCCCTGATGCTGAGCGCGGATCTGACCGAGCCGATGACGGCGCGGCAGGATGCGCTGGAAAGCGAGGCGGAGGCGAGGCAGGCCGAGAGTCTGGCGGCGCTGATTGATCGGCTGACCGCGCGGCTGGGCGAGGATCGGGTGCTGACGCCCGAACCGGTGGACAGCTGGATTCCGGAACGGGCCGAGCGGCTGGTCCCCATGTTGGGGCGGACACCGACGGCGGACGGGGCCGAGGTGGGACGGCGGCCGATCCTTCTGCTGGAGCCGCCGGAACCGCTGGAGGACCCGGTGTTCGACCTGCCCGACGGGGCGCCCGCGCGCTTCACCTGGAGGCGGGTCAGCCGGCGCATCGTGCGGGCCGAGGGGCCGGAGCGCCTGTCGCCCGAATGGTGGCGGCCGCGTCCGGACGGACGTGAGATGCGAACCCGTGACTACTACCGCGTCGAGGACGGCGAGGGTGGGCGCTACTGGCTGTTCCGCGAGGGGCGGTACGGCTGGGACTATACCGGTGCGGGCGATGACCGTCGGGCGCCGAGCTGGTGGATGCACGGGGTGCTGGCATGA